The following coding sequences lie in one Thiohalobacter sp. genomic window:
- a CDS encoding YceI family protein, which yields MSKRTHWLFGLLFLLPMTVAQAAIEHYVIDTRGMHAFITFRVQHLGFSWLEGRFNRFSGDFDFDADNPANNRVAVEIDVASLDSNHAERDKHLRSERFFDVKKFPKARFVSTAWEDHGDGTATLKGQFTLRGVTKDIAIDVRQIGAGDDPWGGYRRGFEGTTTLRLSDYRMNDGPKLGPAAEEIRIWLSIEGIRQ from the coding sequence ATGTCGAAGCGCACACACTGGCTGTTCGGCCTGCTGTTCCTGCTGCCGATGACGGTGGCACAGGCAGCCATTGAACACTATGTTATCGACACCAGGGGCATGCATGCCTTCATCACCTTCCGTGTCCAGCATCTCGGCTTCAGCTGGCTGGAGGGGCGTTTCAACCGCTTTTCCGGGGACTTCGATTTCGACGCCGACAACCCCGCCAACAACCGGGTCGCGGTGGAGATCGACGTGGCCAGCCTCGACAGCAACCACGCCGAGCGCGACAAGCATCTGCGCAGCGAACGCTTCTTCGATGTGAAGAAGTTTCCGAAGGCGCGCTTCGTGTCCACGGCCTGGGAGGACCATGGCGACGGCACCGCCACGCTGAAGGGGCAGTTCACGCTGCGCGGCGTGACAAAGGACATCGCCATCGACGTGCGCCAGATCGGTGCCGGCGACGACCCCTGGGGCGGCTACCGGCGTGGCTTTGAGGGCACCACCACCCTCAGGCTCTCCGACTACCGGATGAACGATGGTCCGAAGCTGGGTCCGGCCGCCGAGGAGATCCGCATCTGGCTGTCCATCGAGGGCATCCGGCAATGA
- a CDS encoding LysR family transcriptional regulator produces the protein MRPSLSLDALTVLDTIARRGSFAAAAEALHRAPSSVTYAVRKLEEGLGVTLFDRQGHRALLTPAGEALLREGRDLLGLADSVARNVQRVAGGWESELRIAISDLIPWEPVLDLREAFVAAAPETRLRLSREVLGGAWDALVSGRADLVIGAPGDGPPGGGYALAPLGEVEFLFVVAPHHPLADAPEPLAPEQIRPHRAIAAADSSRALPPRTVGLLPGQPVLTVPDLETKRLAHLRGLGAGFLPRHLVADDLAAGRLVTKRTEDAANSRARLHYAWRNRHAGKALDWLRQRLTDPATAPDWFGSRK, from the coding sequence ATGCGGCCCAGCCTCTCCCTCGACGCCCTGACGGTGCTCGACACCATCGCCCGCCGCGGCAGCTTCGCCGCCGCCGCGGAGGCCCTGCACCGGGCGCCGTCGTCCGTGACCTATGCCGTGCGCAAGCTGGAAGAGGGACTGGGCGTAACCCTGTTCGACCGCCAGGGCCATCGCGCCCTGCTCACCCCGGCCGGCGAGGCCCTGTTGCGCGAGGGCCGCGACCTGCTCGGACTCGCCGACAGCGTCGCCCGCAACGTGCAGCGCGTGGCCGGCGGCTGGGAATCCGAACTGCGCATCGCCATCAGCGACCTGATTCCCTGGGAGCCGGTGCTGGACCTGCGCGAGGCCTTCGTCGCCGCCGCCCCCGAAACCCGGCTGCGGCTGTCGCGCGAGGTGCTGGGCGGCGCCTGGGATGCGCTGGTATCCGGGCGTGCCGATCTGGTGATCGGCGCGCCGGGCGACGGGCCACCGGGCGGCGGCTATGCCCTGGCACCGCTGGGCGAGGTCGAGTTCCTGTTCGTGGTGGCACCGCATCATCCGCTGGCCGACGCACCCGAACCGCTCGCACCCGAACAGATCCGTCCCCATCGCGCCATCGCCGCCGCGGACAGCTCCCGCGCCCTGCCGCCGCGGACCGTCGGCCTGCTGCCCGGCCAGCCGGTGCTCACCGTGCCCGATCTGGAAACCAAGCGCCTCGCGCACCTGCGCGGGCTGGGCGCGGGCTTCCTGCCCCGGCACCTGGTCGCCGACGATCTCGCGGCCGGCCGGCTGGTGACCAAACGCACCGAGGATGCAGCCAACAGCCGTGCCCGCCTGCACTACGCCTGGCGCAACCGCCACGCCGGCAAGGCGCTGGACTGGCTGCGCCAGCGCCTGACCGATCCCGCCACCGCGCCCGACTGGTTCGGCAGCCGGAAATGA
- a CDS encoding cytochrome b — protein MSWRNTASSFGIMTIGLHWLMAVLILILYPLGLWMVALDYDHPWYRRAPDLHRTLGVVAALLLVLRLGWRLANPLPAMEGRPWEQRLALLVHRVFYLLLTLLPVTGYLITTADGHPLPLLGGLELPALGEGFENQEDVAGEVHEWLAHMLIALVALHSAAALKHHFVNRDSTLHRMLRPANNREE, from the coding sequence ATGAGCTGGAGAAACACCGCTTCGAGCTTCGGGATCATGACCATCGGCCTGCACTGGCTGATGGCGGTGCTGATCCTGATCCTCTACCCGCTGGGGCTGTGGATGGTGGCGCTGGACTACGATCATCCCTGGTACCGGCGGGCGCCGGACCTGCACCGCACGCTGGGCGTGGTCGCGGCGCTGCTGCTGGTGCTCCGGCTGGGCTGGCGACTGGCGAATCCGCTGCCCGCCATGGAGGGTCGTCCCTGGGAGCAGCGGCTGGCGTTGCTCGTGCATCGCGTCTTCTACCTGCTGCTGACACTGCTGCCGGTGACCGGCTATCTCATCACCACGGCCGACGGTCACCCGCTGCCGCTGCTCGGCGGGCTGGAGCTGCCGGCGCTGGGCGAGGGTTTCGAGAACCAGGAGGACGTGGCGGGCGAGGTCCATGAATGGCTGGCCCACATGCTGATCGCGCTGGTCGCGCTGCACTCGGCGGCCGCGCTCAAGCATCATTTCGTGAACCGTGATTCCACGCTGCATCGCATGCTGCGGCCAGCGAACAACCGAGAGGAGTGA
- the uvrY gene encoding UvrY/SirA/GacA family response regulator transcription factor, whose translation MINLLLVDDHELVRTGLKRILEDQRDMKVIGEASTGEEAIRFVREEKPDVVIMDVNMPGIGGLETTRKLKHIHPDVKIIVVTVHVDEPYPTRMLEAGATGYLTKGCAVDEIVQAIRTVVRGERYLGADIAQSLALNMLPGGKRSPFEKLSQREMQVMLMVTQGHSIQDISDRLCLSPKTVSTYRYRLYEKLGVDNDVELTHLAVRHGMIGIDPAPS comes from the coding sequence ATGATCAATCTGCTGCTAGTCGACGACCATGAGCTGGTCCGCACCGGTCTGAAGCGCATCCTCGAGGACCAGCGCGACATGAAGGTGATCGGGGAGGCCAGCACCGGCGAGGAGGCGATCCGCTTCGTCCGGGAGGAGAAGCCGGACGTGGTCATCATGGATGTCAACATGCCGGGCATCGGCGGCCTGGAGACTACCCGCAAGCTCAAGCACATCCACCCGGACGTGAAGATCATCGTGGTGACGGTGCACGTCGACGAGCCCTATCCCACCCGCATGCTGGAGGCCGGTGCCACGGGCTATCTCACCAAGGGCTGCGCGGTGGACGAGATCGTGCAGGCGATCCGCACCGTGGTGCGCGGAGAACGCTATCTGGGCGCGGACATCGCTCAGTCGCTGGCGCTGAACATGTTGCCCGGGGGCAAGCGCTCGCCGTTCGAGAAGTTGTCGCAACGCGAGATGCAGGTGATGCTGATGGTGACCCAGGGGCACAGCATCCAGGACATCTCCGACCGGCTGTGCCTGAGCCCCAAGACGGTCAGTACCTACCGCTATCGGCTGTATGAAAAGCTGGGCGTGGACAAC